DNA sequence from the Synechococcus sp. UW179A genome:
TCAAGTTTCCGACCTGGCGGTTCTAAAAGCTTCAACGGAGAAGGCGTGGATGTCGTCAACGTGCCGTTACATAAGGGCCGCCCAGCGATCCAGCGGCGGCCCGAATGATTACTTGTGCTCGCGCTGCCAGCGGCTGAAGTTGGCAGCGGAGAACTTATGACCATGGCGCATTCCAACCTTGGCCACACAGGTTGTATCACCGGCGCACTGCTCAACCTCGCGGCGGATGTTGTCGTTGCCGTTAGCCCTGGCGAGAAAAGTCTCCAACTGTTTCATGGACATGGTGAGTCTCCAGAAGGGTTCTTCACCGCTAACCCAACTTGACCGGTAAATCCGAATCCATCAGTTTTTCTTCTCCACTTTTCTTCTCCACAGCCTTCGCTATGGCCCTCGGCCTGGAAGCCACCATCACATCAGCACACCTGGACGCTGATCGCCCTGCTGTGAAGGACCAGGGGCCTGAGGCAAAGGTCCCTGCTGCGGCAACACCCGGTACTGAACCCTTACACGCATACGAGCCGCGCAGTGGGTAATCAGACCGAGCAAGAGAACCAGCAATAGGCCTGTGGCTGCGCGTTGACTCATGTTCAGACCTGCTTATGCAGCCACCCAGCGGCCAAGAAGACAGCACTACCGAATGCGACAGCCCTGCCCAATGCAGCTGGCTGAATCAATGCCGGACGTTGAAACAGCATCACTTGCGGCCAACGATCACCGGGGGGGTTCCGCCGGCAGCCCCGGGAAGTCCAGGCACAACCTGGGTCTGGCCGTCCCACTTGTCCAGGAAGAGCTTGTAAAGAACCTGGTCATCGAGGCTCTTGTTGAGCGTGTCGTAACGCAGCGCTTCCTGTTCAGCGATTTTGACCTCCGTCTGAGCGCGCAGCAGCTGCTGCTCAGCAATCTGTTTCTGCTCAATGGCAGCCCTGTATTCCTCAGCAATTTCCAAACCGGTGAGATCCAAACCCACAACCTTCACGTAATCGAACTGGTCCAGTTCCTCAGCAACCGTGGAGGCCACAAGCGAGGAAATGTCATTCCACTCAGAAGCGATTGTGACCAGCTCGTACTGGGAGAACACAGACTTCAGGGCCTTGAGCAATGAAGGCTGAATGATGCGCGGATAAACATCGCGGTCACTGCTTGCAATCGTGCTGTAAACGCGGCCCGCTTCATCAGGGCGCAAGGCATATTTGATGGTGGCTGTGGCCTGGATCACTTGAAGATCCTTGGTGAGAGTGGCGAAATTCTCAGGTCTCACCTGAGTTCTGATGCTGAATGGCCACACCTGCTGAACCAACGGTGCTTTCACATTGAGGCCCGGCTGGCGCGGCCCCCCGCTCACCTTGCCAAGGGTGGTGATTACCGCGACCTCTCCGGCTGGGACCACAAACAGCGCCTGGCCCAAGAGCAGTAAACCGGCCAACACAAGGGCAACGATCGCCACCAGACCGCCTTCGGGACCTCCTGGGGTGGCCGATCGCATTGACGAGGGGCTTTGCATGAAGTGAATGCGTCAGACGCTCAAGTTGGCCCTCTTCTAGCGACAGGCGGCGCTGTCTGCTCACGGGGGCGATCGAGTCCTGATAGCGTCCGGCCATCCTGCTTGGGTCCCATGCTGAGAAGCCTGTTCTCATTGCTGTTTGCCGCCCTCCTGCTGATGGCGCAACCAGCATGGGCAGCAGACCTGCGGCTCACCTCCGTGGCCCTTGCCCCCTGCGACGCATCCGACCCGGGCTCCCAGCCAAACGACAGCAACAGACAGCGCAGCAACATCACCAGCCCGGAAGGAGCGAGCTGCTACGTGCTCAGCGGCAAAGTCAACAACCCAGGACGCAATTCCGTCGTGGATACCGATGTTTACGCCCGGATTCTTGATCGCAGCGGCGAACCGGTGCTGCAGAACCGGACGCGGGTGGGATCGATCGGCGATGTCCTGCCAGGAGAGCACCCTTTTGCGCTGCGATTAGCAGTACCGGCTGGAACACCAGGTCCGTTTGAGGTGAAAAACCCACGCGCTCGCGGTTTCAGTGCGCCAGTGCGCAGCAGGGCTGGCGACGACGAAGAATTGCTACCGCTCGAACAGGGCGTGGTGCAACCTGGACTTGAGGATGAGTTCAGCTGATGCTCCAGGTACTGCGAGCAGGAGCGGTGATCGTTCTGATGCTGATTGCCATGGTGCTGATCAGCTATCACCCGCGGGCTCGACAGCCGGGCAGACGCGTGCACTCACTTCAAGACAACCGGATGATGCCGAGAAACACGATGAGGCGTCTTCGGCAGGACAGGTTGTAGAGCCAGAGCCCAGACCATGCCGCATCCGCAATGGCAAGACAGAAACCCTTTGAGGATCTAAGCCAAAACAGCAGTCGACGGGTCAAATGCATGCGTTGACGGTGGGTTGCCAATCATGAATTCACCAACGGAACATTCAAGCCGATCGGAAAGACCTGATGCCTGTTCAAACAACTCGCTGTCACCAAAACTCAGGCCACAAGGCGCGAGTCCCAGAGCCGTCGCCACCAGATAGAGCTGCTGATAGATCGATCCCACATCTTTGAGGATCAGCGCGTAGGACAAACCGGTTTGCTGATGAAGACTTGCATTTCTGCCATAACGGGCAGCCATCACAACAAGAACATCAGGCAACTGACCCTGACCCGACGAAACAGATGCTGCCTGAGGTGCACGACATGTCGAGGCCGCCGCCTGTTCCAGCATCTGCACACAGACCTCGCTGAGATCGCTCAGCTTTCCAAGAGAGTGATTGAAGGAGTCGTAGTGGTAGAAGCCCGGCTGAAGGCCGATACATCGGTTAATGCATAAATAGAGCTCAATTGAATGAAGGGCTCCAGCACTGGCAACAGGCCTCAACAAGCCTGAATACGCTCGAGACAGAGCAGGATCGCAAAGGATTTCCTCACGAATGTGCATGGAGTGCCAGAGGAAATCACTTAACAGACCAGCATTAATCGGCTGCTCCTGATAAACACGTATTGTTTTGCGCTCGCGAACAACTTGAAAAAAACTCAGGTTGTGATTAATACGGGATGGCTTGGGAAGAGCTGCGGAGCCAAGAATGATTCTCTGATGCTTCGCAGGAAACTGCTGTTTTTCGATTAACTTCTGCTGTGATTGATCGCAAAATAGGTCAATCATCCGCTCACGAGTGTGGCAATGAAATGCGAGATCTTCAGCTGTCCAGCACGCATCAACAGCCTCCTGATCGATGTCAGCAACACCTTGACCATCGCAAATCCCTGCGACTCCGGAACTCAATAGCAATGACACCACATCAACATAGTGCGCCTGAAGATCATCAGGAAGACAGCCTCTGATAATCTTTTCATCACACGCTGCCACAAGCGGCACAAGCATCGAAAACAATCTCTTATCCTTCAAACAAACATTCCCGGTTGATAAAGGTGAGGAAATCTGTAGTCCATCAATCAAAGGCTGAACATTGACAAATTTTGAAAACCTGATGTGATAAACACCCTCTGGAGCAGTCTTGCGATGAAACAGAGACTTAACAGGATTGAGACAGATTGCAGCGCCTTGCACACCACTAATTTCAGTTAAAATCAGCCCCTTTGCATAAAAATCTTCAAGCTTATCCAGAAGCTCTTGATATTCTGCATCGGTGGACAACGAATCATCAAAAACTAAAAACTGTTCTCGATCAACTCCAGTCCCAGAAAGATCTCTCAACAGACTCTTCAGCGAGTTACTTGGATGATCAAGCCGCAGGCTTTGTCGGATCGAATTCAGTCGTGTGGCATAGGGCGTCGTGATGACAACATTGTTCTCACCGGAAACAACCTGCACACCATTGCGGAATCTATAGCTAAGCATCGCCCCAACCCTAGCTCCATGCGCCCAAGACAAAATCAGACTTTGTCAATCACGAAGCACCACAAGCAAGCAATCACCTCCAGCAGCTTCAAATCACACCAGAATTTTGCGGAAACCAAAGAACAGTGTCGAAACAAAGAGCATCAAACAACATGCGCCACGAAGTCCATCAAGACTTCTTCGCAAAGGAAACCGATGCCTGAGAAACAACCAAATTCTCAACAATCAAAATAAAATGAGACGGAATCGACTCCCCAGATATGGATTCTTCAAAACTACAAGCAAGACAAAAACCACTCAAACACAACTAAATGAGTATCAGCAAATGATCAAGCAAGATATTTCCAGAATTTTTTATTAACCGCGATTCGAGTCCAGAAATACAACGACAACAGGAATGCCCCAAAAAAGCCGAGCCCCATTCCCCACATCAAAGTGTCTTCAACACCAAGAAAATCCATGCAATGGAAAAAGGCACCAGCCATAAAGAATGCAAAGCCAAAGGCTCGAAAATTCTTCGGCAATTCAGTTGTAGCCTGCTTGGAGCTGTTCATTTCCGGTTAAAGCCTCTGTTCAGAAAGGTGAACCATGCGCCGGCCACAAGCAGCATTGCAGGCAGACCGGCGAAGAAAACGCTGGAATCTGATTCTCCAGCGCTGACAATCCAAAAAAGTCCCCAAAACCAAGTCAGGAGAAAAATCAGATTGAGCAGCAGCTTCGAGGAGAATTGAGCAATGAGCACTTCTCCAACTCGACGCTGAAAAGTTGTAGCTTGAGTGTTAGCCATAATCATCAGTGCCGATTAGATTTTGATACCGACGCGCCCTCGCGTCGTATCAATTGCTCCAAACAGCAAGGTCTGCTCGAGCTGGGGCATGAATCAATTGATTCAGTGGCTGCCATACTGGTGAGGCTTTAACGACCCAGCCGATCGACTGACAGCAAGAAACGCTGTTGATCGATTCATTCAGACAGCAGCTGAATGAGTTACAAGCAAGAAGAATCTCCAGCACTTAAAAAGAACAGAAGCCGAACTTTCGCATTAAGTTAACAACTCTGCGATTGGTAAGTTTCTAGGTATGCAAAAAGAAGTTGATCAAAGATCCCAGTGAGAAACAAATAAATCACGGCACGAGGGGCAATCCTGGCGACAACTCACGACAATACTTTTGAACACTTCACCAGGGCAAGAAGATTCAATCGACGTTGTTGAAACCAGCATTGCGTCAACCCATGGATCAATTTTGCAGTGCAGAGAGCAAAGAAAGTTGACCGTCGTCCCGACCTGAAACAACTTCCCAGCCGCTTGGATCCCATGGACCGAGCAGCGGCTCAAGAGCTCTCAGCTGCTGGCCATCAAGGGATGCCATCCAAGCTTGCTCCAATCCCTCCGGAATCAGAACGGGCATGCGGTGATGCAGAGGCTTGACGAGCGCATTGGGAATCGTGGTGAGGACAGTGCAAGTATCAACTTCACTACCGTCACTCCCCAGCCAACGCTCCCAGAGCCCAGCAAGCCAAAAGGGTTGGCGATCAATGCGCCTGATGGTGCGACCTTTTTCAAAGAAACAACTGGCAGGGATCAGACAGCGTCGATGACGCCAAGACCCTCGAAAACTGGGCTTCTCAGCAACCGTTTCTGCACGAGCATTGAAAGGCCTGGGGCCGTTGGAAGGGTCCTTCAACCAGCCTGGGATCAGCCCCCAGAGCATCAGCGAGGCCTCCGGACCCGACTGATCACAACGACATGCCAGCAATGGTTCGCCAGGAACGATCATGTCCCTTGGCGCATAGCGAGTCCGATGTTCCTGACCCATACCGTCAAGCAAAACGGTAGGCAGCTTGTTCAAGGGCGTCGAGAGGGCATAACGACCGCACATGTCAAGTCGGCTCGATCAGGATTCCTCACGAAAGATACGTTCCAGGTCGCGGCGAAACTGTTGCGTTGTGAGAGGTCTCTCGCCACGACGGCGATTGTTGCGAATCACCAACGATCCAATCCACCAGACCTGTAGACCAGCAAAAACTGATCCAAATAAGAGAAGGCTGAGTGTGGGAGCGTCGACCTGGAAGGGCATCAGCGCTGCAAAAAATCAAGCAAAATGAAGGGCCCCGCCGATAGGTCCATGAAGGAGATCAGCATCTTTGAGCTGGTTGCCCGCAATTTTGCTCGCTTCGCTGCAGTATCTGGCGTTGTTGCCCTTGTGGTCTGGCTCACCTGGGTCATGCTCGATTTTGAGCATATGAACAGTGGATTCACCCTGCCGCAATCTGTTTACTGAGGCAGGGTTGAAACCGAATCAGCTCACTCCGTCAGCAACGACATCTGCTTTGGCACCATTGACTGATTCGTTGTTAGCGGCAAAAGCTGCTTCAAGACGACTTGCTTGAGAGCGCGTGTCAGGAGCAAAACGTCGAACGATCAGTTCATCGACGGACAAACGACCGGGGCCGACAGCAAGAATTGCCGCTACAGAAGCGAAATACAGACCCAGGAGCTCAAGCAAGTAAATGTTGAATCCGGACGTGCTAATGGCGTGGTAGATGGCCACACTCATTGTTCCGAGGATGGCTAAGGCACCAAAGCGTGTCAGCAGCCCTGTGATGAGGAGCCAGCTGCCACCAACTTCAGAAAAGGCAGCGATATAAGAGAGAGTGATTGGGAATGGAAGCCCTAAAGGGCGAACAAAAGCGTCAGCAAAGTTGTCGATGTTGGCAAGCTTCTCGTAACCGTGATGGATCAGGAGTACTCCTGTAAAAACCCGGAGCACAAGTAGGCCTGCGTCGGCGAGGAACGGCTTTGTAAGAAATGCCCTGATCACAGAAATAAAAGTATGTTTACGAAATGTAAGATACTTCCCCCTGCAGCGTGTGCCGAAAGAACAGATCAGGGCAAAAATAGGCAGATATACTCACTCAAGCCGAACAACGCAGATCCCGACCAAACGCTACATAATGAAGCAACATTACGAGTGCTTGACATGAACAGCGAAGCTCTCATCACTTTGTTCCTTGGTTTCGGAGCGGCGACCATCAGTCTTTTGTTCTGGAAACTGAGCCGGCCTCAGTCAACAAACCGTTTGTAGAGCCAGCGCACAAAACCACCAACTACGGGTACGGGCTCAAAGGTGGGACCCACAAAATCAAAATAGTCTCGGTGATCCTCAACCTTGCCTTCAGCGTTGAAGCGAAGACGGCTGGTGCCCGGATAGATGAATTCGATCCCCTTAATCTTGAGACCCATTTCCCATTCCACAAATGCCGTGTCACCCTCTACGGCAATAGCGGCAGGGGTGAGGTACACGTCATCGCAACGCCGCATCAGCCCGTCTTGTGCTTCGACATAGGCCTTGATGCCCTGACGCTCCTGAGTCGGGTCCTTGAAGCGAACGTTCTCGTCATATAACTCTCGCCATTGCTCTTCAGTGGGAGCTGGCATGCCGTAGGGCTTCGTGAACAGTTCACGTAGACGATCAACGTTCACAGCAGGAAGTGGCAGAGAGGAAAATCACACTATTCAGATTTTTGCGGAAATTGCATAAGATTCTGGGCCGCACAAGCGCTCATCCCATGCCCGACCAGCAATATCAATACGAACCCATCGAAGCCTTCGGAGAAAGTCTCACTACCAATCGTCCCTGGAACACCTCGGCACTGGAAATTGTTGAGCGCATCAATGGACGTACTGCCATGGTGGGGTTTACAGCCGCGATCGTCGGCGAGTGCATTACCGGACATGGTCCAGCTGGTCAGGTGGTGGACCTAATCCGCTGGTACCTCAGCTGAACTTGAACACAACCACCAACTCAGCGTCCATCCGTTAGTTCATGCAAGGCGGAATAATCGCCGGCGTCCAGATCCGTGCCAACAGCGCGTTTGAGCAAGTTCGCAAGTCCGTCCAGAGCCATGGCGTTCACCCCCGCCAATCGCGCTTCACGCAGAAACAGC
Encoded proteins:
- a CDS encoding Nif11 family protein, which translates into the protein MSMKQLETFLARANGNDNIRREVEQCAGDTTCVAKVGMRHGHKFSAANFSRWQREHK
- a CDS encoding prohibitin family protein, whose protein sequence is MRSATPGGPEGGLVAIVALVLAGLLLLGQALFVVPAGEVAVITTLGKVSGGPRQPGLNVKAPLVQQVWPFSIRTQVRPENFATLTKDLQVIQATATIKYALRPDEAGRVYSTIASSDRDVYPRIIQPSLLKALKSVFSQYELVTIASEWNDISSLVASTVAEELDQFDYVKVVGLDLTGLEIAEEYRAAIEQKQIAEQQLLRAQTEVKIAEQEALRYDTLNKSLDDQVLYKLFLDKWDGQTQVVPGLPGAAGGTPPVIVGRK
- a CDS encoding SagB family peptide dehydrogenase, producing MSLLLSSGVAGICDGQGVADIDQEAVDACWTAEDLAFHCHTRERMIDLFCDQSQQKLIEKQQFPAKHQRIILGSAALPKPSRINHNLSFFQVVRERKTIRVYQEQPINAGLLSDFLWHSMHIREEILCDPALSRAYSGLLRPVASAGALHSIELYLCINRCIGLQPGFYHYDSFNHSLGKLSDLSEVCVQMLEQAAASTCRAPQAASVSSGQGQLPDVLVVMAARYGRNASLHQQTGLSYALILKDVGSIYQQLYLVATALGLAPCGLSFGDSELFEQASGLSDRLECSVGEFMIGNPPSTHAFDPSTAVLA
- a CDS encoding SOS response-associated peptidase, coding for MCGRYALSTPLNKLPTVLLDGMGQEHRTRYAPRDMIVPGEPLLACRCDQSGPEASLMLWGLIPGWLKDPSNGPRPFNARAETVAEKPSFRGSWRHRRCLIPASCFFEKGRTIRRIDRQPFWLAGLWERWLGSDGSEVDTCTVLTTIPNALVKPLHHRMPVLIPEGLEQAWMASLDGQQLRALEPLLGPWDPSGWEVVSGRDDGQLSLLSALQN
- a CDS encoding DoxX family protein, translated to MIRAFLTKPFLADAGLLVLRVFTGVLLIHHGYEKLANIDNFADAFVRPLGLPFPITLSYIAAFSEVGGSWLLITGLLTRFGALAILGTMSVAIYHAISTSGFNIYLLELLGLYFASVAAILAVGPGRLSVDELIVRRFAPDTRSQASRLEAAFAANNESVNGAKADVVADGVS
- a CDS encoding nuclear transport factor 2 family protein, which produces MPAPTEEQWRELYDENVRFKDPTQERQGIKAYVEAQDGLMRRCDDVYLTPAAIAVEGDTAFVEWEMGLKIKGIEFIYPGTSRLRFNAEGKVEDHRDYFDFVGPTFEPVPVVGGFVRWLYKRFVD
- a CDS encoding chlorophyll a/b-binding protein, which produces MPDQQYQYEPIEAFGESLTTNRPWNTSALEIVERINGRTAMVGFTAAIVGECITGHGPAGQVVDLIRWYLS